The following coding sequences lie in one Lentilactobacillus sp. SPB1-3 genomic window:
- the yqeH gene encoding ribosome biogenesis GTPase YqeH encodes MAESEVIIDGEVLHCIGCGAAIQTEDKTKPGYTPESALNKGLESGEVYCQRCFRLRHYNEIVPVGLTDDDFLKLLSSISATDSLIVYVVDIFDVNGSLIPGLHRLVGDNKVLLVGNKVDILPTSFKHKKVADWLRQQANGAGIRPIGVQLVSGKTNEDVDRLLASIDKYRKGKDVYVVGVTNVGKSTLINQIIRQSTGVKDLITTSRFPGTTLDKIEIPLADGQTLTDTPGIIQPEQMAHLLNGEELKLVTPQKTIKPKVYQLNPEQTLFMGGLGRFDYVSGDKKHGFTVYAENGLYLHRTKLANADEFYEGHLGGLLTPPTADNAAQFDKLVPHEFKTTVKSDIVIEGLGWITVPAGIVVRGWAPKQVAVLIRPAMI; translated from the coding sequence ATGGCTGAAAGCGAAGTTATAATTGATGGAGAAGTTCTTCACTGTATTGGTTGCGGAGCAGCAATTCAAACTGAGGATAAGACTAAACCGGGCTACACCCCTGAATCGGCTTTAAATAAGGGCTTGGAATCTGGTGAGGTGTATTGTCAGCGATGCTTTAGATTACGGCACTATAATGAAATTGTTCCAGTTGGCCTAACTGATGATGACTTTTTGAAATTATTATCAAGTATTTCGGCTACTGATTCTTTAATTGTCTATGTCGTTGATATTTTCGATGTTAACGGTAGTTTAATTCCAGGTCTTCACCGATTAGTAGGTGACAACAAGGTATTATTGGTTGGAAATAAGGTTGATATTTTACCAACTTCTTTCAAACATAAGAAAGTTGCTGATTGGTTGAGACAACAAGCCAATGGTGCAGGAATTAGACCAATTGGCGTACAACTTGTTTCAGGAAAAACGAATGAAGATGTCGACCGTTTACTTGCTAGTATAGATAAATATCGTAAGGGCAAGGATGTTTATGTCGTCGGCGTTACTAATGTAGGTAAATCTACATTAATTAACCAAATCATTCGTCAATCTACCGGAGTTAAGGACTTGATTACTACATCACGGTTCCCAGGAACTACGTTGGATAAAATCGAGATTCCATTAGCTGATGGTCAAACATTGACTGATACTCCAGGAATTATTCAACCAGAACAGATGGCGCATTTGCTAAATGGGGAAGAACTAAAGTTAGTTACTCCACAAAAGACAATTAAGCCAAAAGTTTATCAATTGAACCCAGAACAGACATTGTTTATGGGTGGCTTAGGTCGATTTGATTACGTTTCTGGTGATAAGAAGCACGGTTTTACAGTTTATGCTGAAAATGGGTTGTACTTGCATCGTACTAAGCTAGCGAATGCTGATGAATTTTACGAAGGCCATCTAGGTGGATTGTTAACGCCACCTACAGCGGATAATGCTGCCCAATTTGATAAATTAGTTCCGCATGAATTTAAAACTACTGTCAAGAGCGATATTGTAATTGAAGGACTAGGTTGGATTACTGTTCCTGCTGGAATCGTTGTCCGTGGATGGGCACCAAAACAAGTTGCGGTCTTAATTAGACCAGCCATGATTTAA
- the rplT gene encoding 50S ribosomal protein L20 yields MPRVKGGTVTRARRKRVLKLAKGYRGAKHRLFKTAKDQVMKSQTYAFRDRRANKGNFRKLWIARINAASRINGLSYSQFMHGLKLANIDMNRKMLADLAVNDADAFKALTDEAKKALK; encoded by the coding sequence ATGCCACGAGTAAAAGGTGGAACAGTCACACGCGCACGTCGTAAACGTGTTTTAAAATTAGCTAAGGGTTACCGTGGTGCTAAGCACCGTTTGTTCAAGACCGCTAAAGATCAAGTAATGAAGTCACAAACTTATGCATTCCGTGATCGTCGCGCTAACAAAGGTAACTTCCGTAAATTATGGATTGCCCGTATTAACGCTGCATCAAGAATCAATGGTTTGAGCTACAGTCAATTTATGCACGGTTTGAAGCTTGCTAACATTGACATGAACAGAAAGATGCTTGCTGATCTTGCAGTTAACGATGCAGATGCATTCAAAGCACTTACAGATGAAGCCAAGAAGGCTCTCAAGTAA
- a CDS encoding YqeG family HAD IIIA-type phosphatase: MISMFKPSWMFRDIYHVSPEFLAGNHIKYVLTDLDNTLIPWNQIAGDEKLAEWLKEMKKYGIKVIVVSNNSYSRIEHALVDYDVNFVSRALKPLTFGIDRAIRKYSLNRKETVMIGDQLMTDVFSANNSRINSILVKPLVNNDSWTTWFNRFIERFVFQLLKKKYSDIHWQ, translated from the coding sequence ATGATTTCTATGTTTAAACCAAGCTGGATGTTTCGGGATATTTATCATGTATCTCCAGAATTTTTGGCAGGAAATCACATAAAGTATGTTTTAACTGACCTTGATAATACATTGATTCCGTGGAACCAAATTGCCGGTGATGAGAAACTGGCAGAATGGTTAAAGGAAATGAAAAAATATGGCATTAAGGTCATTGTCGTTTCAAATAACAGTTATTCACGGATAGAGCATGCACTCGTTGATTATGACGTGAATTTCGTTTCTAGAGCATTAAAACCACTAACGTTTGGTATTGATCGCGCAATTCGCAAGTATTCACTTAATCGCAAAGAAACAGTAATGATTGGCGACCAGTTGATGACTGACGTGTTCTCGGCTAACAACAGTCGTATTAATAGCATTTTGGTAAAACCGTTAGTAAATAATGATAGTTGGACGACATGGTTTAATAGATTTATTGAACGTTTTGTGTTTCAATTACTAAAGAAAAAATATTCTGATATCCATTGGCAATAG